In Fusarium verticillioides 7600 chromosome 4, whole genome shotgun sequence, the following proteins share a genomic window:
- a CDS encoding 20S proteasome subunit alpha 6, with protein MFRNNYDNDSVTFSPQGRIFQIEYAAEAVKQGSVVVGIASKTHAVLCAVKRNAEELSSYQKKLFTVDEHAGIAIAGLTSDARVLSNFMKQQCLGHRLTYGRAIPLRSLVDMIGEKAQMNTQMYGKRPYGVGLLVAGVDERGPHLFEFQPSGMTEEMLAFAIGARSQMARTYLERNIDEFADCSREELVKHGLKALKESLVQDKELTVENLSVGVVGINTKDGKKKVEPFKLYDGFEVQPWIESVGEGQGGAEEGEGEGMDVDS; from the exons atgttcaGAAACAACTACGATAACGATTCCGTTACCTT CTCGCCCCAGGGCCGAATATTCCAGATCGAATACGCTGCTGAGGCAGTGAAGCAAGGTTCAGTCGTTGTCGGTATCGCCAGCAAGACCCATGCTGTTCTATGTGCTGTCAAG CGAAACGCAGAGGAACTCTCATCctaccagaagaagctgttcacTGTCGACGAACATGCTGGTATCGCCATCGCCGGTCTTACTTCCGATGCTCGCGTCCTCTCCAATTTCATGAAGCAGCAGTGTCTAGGACACCGACTCACCTACGGCCGTGCCATTCCCCTCCGATCCCTTGTCGACATGATCGGTGAGAAGGCCCAGATGAACACTCAAATGTACGGAAAGCGACCTTATGGTGTTGGTCTGCTagttgctggtgttgacgaACGCGGTCCCCACCTATTCGAGTTCCAGCCTTCAGGCATGACAGAGGAGATGCTTGCGTTTGCCATTGGCGCGCGAAGTCAAATGGCTCGAACATACCTTGAGCGCAACATCGACGAGTTCGCCGACTGTTCAAGGGAGGAGTTGGTCAAGCACGGTCTCAAGGCTCTGAAGGAGAGTTTGGTTCAGGACAAGGAGCTTACAGTAGAGAATCTTTCAGTCGGTGTAGTGGGCATCAACACAAAGgacggcaagaagaaggtcgagcCCTTTAAGCTCTACGATGGATTCGAGGTACAGCCATGGATCGAGAGCGTTGGCGAGGGTCAAGGAGGTGCAGAGGAAGGCGAGGGTGAGGGCATGGATGTGGACAGCTAA
- a CDS encoding phosphoserine aminotransferase, producing the protein MPSRSEITYFGAGPALLPTDVLEKAAQALIDYEHTGLGIAEHSHRSELATNIINEAKADLASYIDIPEDYEVLFMQGGGSGEFSATLYNLVGAWVTKKKAQIVANLKAPEDDPRVEQELRNAVEKELKTDYIVTGGWSQKASEEAKRLLGPEHVNIVADARQINDGRYGKIPEESTWNLSKDAALVYYCDNETVDGVEFPAFPQSLTSGPDGEGPIVVADMSSNILSRRIPVRNFSVIFFGAQKNLGCTGVTVVIIKKSLLPPKTPQPPAALLRRLGLPIPPIIFSYETIAKNNSLYNTLSIFDVYIAGQVLKKSLSTYNKVEGQEAVSAKKAELIYGALDAHPDVYRVVPDKSVRSKMNICFRVTKNGDTDGTEKAFLKEATAQGLTGLKGHRSVGGIRASSYNSIPLEGAEKLAKFIEKFATS; encoded by the exons atgccTTCCAGATCTGAGATCACATATTTTGGCGCAGGCCCGGCTCTGCTGCCCACAGACGTccttgagaaggctgcccaGGCCCTCATTGACTATGAGCATACCGGATTAG GTATTGCTGAGCACAGCCATCGCTCAGAGCTGGCtacaaacatcatcaacgaggccaaggctgatcttgcCTCTTACATTGACATTCCCGAGGACTATGAGGTTCTTTTCATGCAGGGTGGTGGAAGTGGAGAGTTCTCCGCTACCTTGTACAACCTGGTCGGTGCATGggtgacaaagaagaaggcccagaTTGTTgccaacctcaaggctcCTGAGGACGACCCTCGCGTGGAGCAGGAGCTCAGGAATGCAGTcgagaaggagctcaagacGGATTACATTGTCACTGGTGGCTGGTCTCAGAaggcttctgaagaagctaAGCGACTGCTTGGTCCTGAGCATGTCAACATTGTCGCTGACGCCCGCCAGATCAACGATGGCAGGTATGGCAAGATCCCCGAGGAGAGCACATGGAACCTCTCCAAGGATGCTGCTTTGGTGTATTATTGTGACAACGAGACCGTCGATGGTGTCGAATTTCCCGCGTTCCCTCAGTCCTTGACCTCTGGACCTGACGGCGAGGGCCCTATTGTTGTGGCCGATATGTCCTCCAACATCCTGTCGAGGAGAATTCCTGTCCGAAACTTCTCAGTTATCTTCTTCGGCGCCCAGAAGAACCTCGGCTGCACTGGTGTCACCGTTGTAAttatcaagaagagccttcttcctcccaagACACCTCAGCCCCCTGCCGCGCTGCTTCGACGACTTGGACTTCCTATCCCtcccatcatcttctcttaCGAGACtatcgccaagaacaacagtCTCTACAATACCCTCAGCATCTTCGA TGTCTATATTGCTGGCCAAGTTCTCAAGAAGTCCCTCAGCACCTATAACAAGGTCGAGGGACAGGAGGCCGTATCCGCCAAGAAGGCAGAGCTTATCTATGGTGCTCTTGACGCTCACCCCGACGTGTATAGAGTTGTCCCTGACAAGTCTGTTCGTTCAAAGATGAACATCTGCTTCCGAGTTACCAAGAATGGCGACACTGATGGCACAGAGAAGGCTTTCCTCAAGGAGGCTACTGCGCAGGGTCTCACCGGCCTTAAGGGTCACCGAAGCGTTGGTGGCATTCGTGCCAGCAGCTACAACTCCATTCCTTTGGAGGGCGCAGAAAAGCTTGCCAAGTTCATCGAGAAGTTTGCTACCTCTTGA
- a CDS encoding tRNA modification GTPase TrmE, whose protein sequence is MLRRSLLRRLNCKAERSRVFLSPFSIRNYNDANLTEPLWYSIASSTKPFSHRSWHTQNSESVSGLPIIDDTIYALSTAQGRAGIAVIRISGPSCLEIYEALCPSKPLPKPRYATVRSLYDPGHTNNEQIVLDSEALVLYFPSPKTVTGDDVLELHVHGGSATVKAVLAAIPRCSATHRIRYAEPGEFTKRAFFNDRLDLAQIESLSDTLAAETEQQRRAAVRGNSGALGRQYEAWREQLLLARGEIEALIDFSEDQHFDESQADLLQNVTAQVARMLHSIELHEQGSQRSELLRNGIRIALLGPPNVGKSSLMNLIVGREASIVSGEAGTTRDIVEASLDIRGYLCSFADTAGFRSKGSRVINGADSGAIGAVEEEGIRRAKQRAQDSDLVIVLASVEDGQDGPFLQYDQETLDLAAGAEDCVVVINKQDAIEKEEFEKLVQDFKNTVRIQAPKLAAAEFVSVSCKEAQAGTWESKDPGGIQAVITKLVASFEKMTSMPVDLQDLLGVTERQRQLLVKCRQHLEDFMTEAAPEEGLDADAVLAAEYLRYAANCLARITGRDDFGDVEDVLGVIFEKFCVGK, encoded by the exons ATGCTGAGACGCAGTCTCCTAAGGAGACTCAATTGCAAAGCGGAACGCTCTCGAGTCTTCCTATCGCCATTCTCTATCAGGAACTATAACGACGCAAATTTGACAGAACCTTTGTGGTATTCTATTGCCTCGTCGACAAAGCCATTCTCACATCGGTCGTGGCATACTCAAAACTCTGAATCTGTCTCCGGATTACCAATCATAGACGACACCATCTATGCTCTATCAACGGCACAGGGTCGGGCCGGTATTGCAGTAATTCGCATCTCCGgcccatcatgtcttgaG ATTTACGAGGCACTTTGCCCATCAAAACCATTGCCAAAACCAAGATATGCAACAGTGCGGTCCCTATATGACCCTGGGCATACCAATAATGAACAGATAGTGCTGGACTCAGAGGCTCTTGTCCTTTACTTTCCTAGCCCCAAGACTGTTACTGGTGACGATGTTTTGGAGTTGCACGTTCATGGAGGATCAGCCACCGTAAAAGCTGTGTTAGCAGCCATTCCGAGATGTTCCGCTACACATCGTATTCGATACGCAGAGCCCGGCGAGTTTACGAAGCGCGCCTTTTTCAACGACCGCCTAGATCTTGCTCAAATTGAATCCCTGAGTGACACCCTGGCAGCTGAAACCGAACAGCAACGTCGTGCAGCTGTGCGAGGCAATTCAGGTGCTCTTGGACGACAATACGAGGCATGGAGAGAGCAGCTCTTGTTGGCTCGTGGTGAGATCGAAGCATTGATCGACTTTTCTGAAGACCAGCACTTCGACGAGTCCCAGGCTGATTTGTTGCAGAATGTGACTGCGCAAGTTGCCAGGATGCTACACAGCATTGAGCTGCATGAGCAGGGAAGTCAAAGGAGCGAGCTTTTGCGGAATGGAATTCGTATAGCGTTGTTAGGGCCACCCAATGTTGGTAAGAGCTCGCTTATGAACCTGATCGTCGGGCGCGAGGCATCTATTGTGTCCGGTGAAGCAGGCACAACGCGAGATATCGTCGAGGCAAGCTTAGACATTCGCGGCTATTTATGTTCATTTGCAGATACGGCAGGTTTTCGCTCCAAAGGTTCCCGGGTGATCAACGGGGCTGATAGTGGTGCAATTGGGGCcgtggaggaagaaggtATACGGCGAGCAAAACAACGAGCTCAGGACTCTGATCTTGTTATAGTCCTAGCATCCGTGGAGGACGGCCAGGATGGGCCATTTCTGCAATACGACCAAGAAACGCTCGATCTCGCTGCGGGGGCGGAGGACTGTGTCGTCGTTATCAATAAGCAAGATGCAATTGAGAAGGAAGAATTTGAGAAACTGGTTCAGGATTTCAAAAACACTGTTCGAATTCAAGCCCCCAAACTAGCGGCGGCGGAGTTCGTGTCCGTATCGTGTAAAGAGGCTCAGGCAGGAACATGGGAAAGCAAGGATCCTGGCGGTATCCAGGCTGTGATCACCAAGCTCGTGGCAtcctttgagaagatgacaTCCATGCCTGTCGATCTTCAGGATCTGCTAGGCGTTACAGAGCGTCAGCGCCAGCTCCTCGTCAAGTGTCGTCAACACTTGGAGGACTTCATGACGGAGGCTGCCCCTGAAGAGGGCTTGGATGCCGATGCCGTGCTTGCTGCCGAGTATCTGAGGTATGCTGCGAATTGCCTTGCACGGATCACGGGGCGGGATGattttggagatgttgaggatgtaCTGGGTGTTATCTTTGAAAA ATTCTGTGTGGGGAAATAA